ATGACATCGGAACAGGATCGCTGGTCACGCGTGAAGGGTCGGCTACGCACGAGCGTTGGCGAGGACGTCTACACGAGCTGGTTCGCACGGATGGATCTCGAAGGAGTGCAGGATGAGAGCGTGCGGCTTTCGGTTCCCACCCGCTTCCTGAAGAGCTGGATTCAGGCCCACTATGCCGAGCGCGTGCTCTCCTGTTGGCAGGCCGAGATGCCGGAAGTGCATCGTATCGACCTCACCGTGCGCACCGCTGTGCGCCCGACCATTGCGCTCAAGGAAACGCCGGCGCCAATCGAGGCCAAGCGCATGGACGGCCGCCCGTCGGCCGAGCTGCGCGCGACCGCGACGGCGCCGGTCTCCGCCAGCCATGACGCGCTCGGCGGCTCGCCGCTCGATCCGCGCCTGACCTTTGCCAGCTTCGTGGTCGGCCGCGCCAATACGCTGGCGCATGCGGCGGCACGCCAGGTCGCCGAAGGACGTCGCGGCGATCCCGTGATGTTCAATCCGCTCTACATCCATGCCGGTGTTGGCCTCGGCAAGACGCACCTGCTGCAGGCGGTGACCTGGGCCGGCAATTCCGGCAGCGAGCGCAAGGTGCTCTATCTCACCGCGGAAAAATTCATGTACGGCTTCGTCGCCGCGCTGAAGACGCAGACGGCGCTCGCCTTCAAGGAAGCGCTGCGCGGCATCGACGTGCTGGTCATCGACGACCTCCAGTTCCTCCAGGGCAAGTCGACGCAGGCCGAGTTCTGCCACACGCTGAATGCGCTGATCGATGCCGGACGCCAGGTCGTGATAGCGGCCGACCGCCCGCCGTCCGACCTCGAGAGCTTGGATGATCGCGTCCGCTCGCGGCTCGCCGGCGGGCTCGTGGTCGAGATGGGATCGCTTGGGGAGGATTTGCGGCTTGGCATTCTCAAGTCGCGCGTCGCAGCCGCCCGCGCCCATCATGCAAGCTTCGATGTACCCGAGGAGGTGCTGAACTATCTGGCGCGCACCATCACCCATAACGGCAGGGATCTCGAGGGCTCGATCAACCGGCTGCTTGCTCACTCGAAGCTGAACAACCAGCCGGTGACGCTGGAAATGGCCGAGCGCGAGGTGCGCGACCTGATCCGGCCGCAGGAGCCCAAGCGCATCAAGATCGAGGACATCCAGCGCGTGGTGGCGCGGCAGTATAATGTCAGCCGGTCCGACCTCTTGTCCTCGCGCCGTACCGCCAACGTGGTCCGGCCGCGGCAGGTCGCGATGTACCTCGCCAAGACGCTGACCCTGCGCTCGCTGCCTGAGATCGGCCGCCGCTTCGGCGGACGCGATCACACCACGGTGCTGCATGCCGTGCGCAAAATCGAGGCACTGGTCAGCAAGGATGCGGCGCTGTCCGAAGAGGTCGAATCCTTGAAGCGCCAGCTTCAGGAATAAACCCCTAAGGCCGTTCCGGCCTGCCATTGATCGTCCCGGCTTGGCCGCCGGGGCGAGATGTAAATCGTGGGGAACAGCACCCCAATCCCTTGAATCGGATGGCTTTACGCGCCACCTTGCGCGACCCTGACGGCTTTGATCATATCGGCTGGATGATCCGGCTTTGTCGGGTTTCTTCCGTGCCGCGGCGCCGTTTTCGGCCGCCCGGCTTTTCCATCCTGGGGATCGGGCGGGTAGTGCAATGAAGGTTACGGTCGAACGCGCGCAACTCCTGAAATCGCTGGGCCACGTCCACCGCGTGGTCGAGCGCCGCAACACGATCCCGATCCTCGGCAACGTGCTGGTGCGCGCAGAGGGCGCCAAATTGTCGCTGAAGGCGACCGACCTCGACCTCGAGGTCACGGAGACGCTCGCCGCGGAAACCGCGACTGCCGGTTCCACGACCGTGCCGGCGCACATGTTCTACGACATCGTGCGCAAGCTGCCCGACGGCTCGCAGATCGTGCTGGAAGGCGACGGCGACCGCTCGGTGCTGGCTATTCGCGCCGGCCGCTCGCGCTTCACGCTCCAGACGCTGCCGGAGAACGATTTTCCCGATCTTGCGGCCGGCGACATGTCGCATTCCTTCAATCTTGCCGCCAAGGACGTGAAGCGGCTGATCGACCGCACCCAATTCGCGATCTCGACCGAGGAGACGCGCTACTATCTCAACGGCATCTATCTGCATGCCGCAGGCTCGGCCAAAGCCGCGACCTTGCGCGGCGTCGCCACCGACGGCCACCGCCTCGCCCAGCTCGATCTCGTCCAACCCAAGGGCGCTGCCGGCATGCCCGGCGTGATCGTGCCGCGCAAGACCGTCGGCGAGGTGCAGCGCCTGATCGAGGACAGCGAGGCCGAAGTCACGATCGAGCTGTCGCAGGCCAAGATCCGCTTCACCATCGGCAATGTGGTGCTGACCTCGAAACTGATCGACGGCACCTTCCCCGATTACGGCCGCGTCATCCCGCAGAACAACGACAAGGAGCTGGTCGTCGACAAGAAGGACTTCGAGGCCGCGGTGGACCGCGTCTCGACCATCTCCAGCGAACGCGGCCGCGCAGTGAAACTGTCGCTCTCCGCCGGCAAGCTGGTGCTGTCGGTGACCAATCCGGATTCCGGCAGCGCGACCGAAGAGCTCGAGGTCGAATACGCCTCCGACGCGCTCGATATCGGCTTCAACTCCCGCTATCTGCTCGACATCGCCGCCCAGATCGAAGGCGAGGTCGCAACCCTCAAGCTTGCCGATCCGGGTTCACCGACCCTCGTCCAGGACCGCGACGACAAGAGCGCGCTGTACGTGCTGATGCCGATGCGGGTGTGAGGGGCGTGCTCCCTCCGTCGCATACACTGCTTCTGATACCTGACGCGATGCCCGTTGCTGTGCCCTCTCCCCTTGCGGGAGAGGGCAGCTCCGCTATTGACCAAGCCCTCACTCGGGTGAGGGGTCCTCTTGCGGCACATTCCATGCGGAGACAACCCCTCGGGGAGAGGGAAAGCACCGCGCCCCAACGGCGTTCAGAATGAACACCGATGCCGCAAGATCCGCACCATCGGCCGACAGCCAAGCATCTTCGCCAGTTCGCGAAAAACATGCGGCACAAGCCAACGGATGCGGAGGCGGCTATGTGGCGCTTGCTGAGGGATCGCCGGCTATCGGCCTACAAATTTCGCCGGCAGGTCCCGTTCGAGAACTACATCCTCGACTTCGTCTGCTTCGAGAACGTCTTGTGATCGAGATTGACGGAAGTCAGCGCGCAGAATCGCGGCGTGACGCAGTTCGGGATGCCGCACTTTCCGCGAAGGGTTTCTCGATGGCGCGTTACTGGAACAATGACGTGTTACAGCAGCCCGCCTCGGTATTTGAGGATATCCTTGCAAAGCTTGCCGAGCGGTAAGATACCCCTCACCCGTCGTCTCACTTCGTGAGGCGCCACCCTCCCCACAAGGGGGAGGGTAAGAGAACCTCGCATGACCCCTTCCCGCATTCATCGCCTGACGCTGACGCAGTTTCGCAATTACCGGGCGGCGGGGCTTGAGACGGCGGCTGACATGGTGGCGCTGGTCGGACCCAACGGGGCGGGCAAGACCAATTGCATCGAGGCGATCTCGTTTCTGTCGCCAGGCCGCGGCTTGCGGCGGGCCACGCTGGAAGACGTCGCCGACAATCAGGGCGACGGCTCCTGGGCGGTCTCCGCGCAGGTCGAGGGCGCGCTCGGCCTTGCCACGCTCGGCACCGGCATCGATGCGCCGCGCGCCGACGGCGCGGTGAGCCGGCGCTGCCGCATCGACCGCGAGCCGGTCAATTCGGCGAGCGCCTTCGGCGACCACATCCGCATGGTGTGGCTGACGCCGGCGATGGACGGGCTGTTCATGGGTGCAGCCTCCGAGCGGCGGCGCTTCTTCGACCGCCTGGTGCTCGCAATCGACAGTGAGCACTCCAGCCGCATCTCCGCACTTGAACGGTCCTTGCGCTCGCGCAACCGGCTGCTCGAAGTGCGCAATTATGACGACCATTGGTGCGACGCGATCGAGCGTGAGACCGCGGAGCTTGCGGTCGCGGTCGCAGCGACGCGCGGCCAGACCGCGGCAAAGCTCACCGAGATGCTCAATGCCCGCGCGCAATCCTCCGCCTTCCCGTCGGCTAGAATCGCGCTCGACGGCTGGATGGAAAACGCGCTGCTCAGCGAGCCCGCGACCCCCGTCGAGGACCGCTATCGCCAGATCCTGCGCGACAACCGTCCGCGCGATGCGATCGCCGGGCGCACCACCGACGGACCGCATCTGACCGATCTCCAGGTGGTCTATGCGCCAAAGGGAATGCCGGCGCGTGATGCCTCGACCGGCGAGCAGAAGGCACTGCTGATCGGGCTCGTGCTGGCGCATGCGACGCTGGTCGCCGAGATGACTGGCATCGTGCCGCTGCTGCTGCTCGACGAAGTGGTTGCGCATCTCGATCCGAACCGCCGCACCGCGTTGTTCGACGAGCTCGCAAAGCTCGGCGCGCAGGTCTGGCTGACCGGCGCGGATCCAGCTGCGTTTGCCGGGATCGGCCCTTCCGGCCAGGTTTTCGATGTCGAGAACGGGCGGGTCACGGCGCGCCGGTAGGGCAACCGATCGTGAGTTCACCGCGCACGGCTGGGCGGAAGAGGGACGCGACGGCTGGACGGAAGAGGGAAATGCCCAAGCTCGGCTGGCAGGAGAAACCGGATGGCGCGAGGATCGCCGCCGACCATGTCCGGCTTCCGTTCGCCTTGCCGCAGGGTCCGGCCATGCTGAAGCTCGGCCGCAACATCGGCGAGACCTCAGCCAATCTCGTGCAGAAGAACCCCGAGGCCGCGGCCTGGCGCCCGGCAAATACCAATACAATCCACGCCCTTCGGGGAAGCAAATTGAGGCGTCGAATCGGGCTTTTTGCAGCGCCCAGAATCAGCCTTCGCGAGCCTTGAAAGCCGGCTAAAAATCCCTATTTCCTCAAAGGGTTGCGGGGGGATACTTTGCGCTAGGCGCAATCCTCCTTTCATGGCACAAATAGCTCCCAAATCAGCGCCTTTTGCGCCGCTGATTCGGGCGACATCCTCGAAGGCCTCTCATGACAGAACCTGCTCGGCAGCCGCGTGCCGAAAACGAGCCCTCCAACGCGAGCGAATACGGCGCGGAATCGATCCGCGTGCTCAAGGGTCTCGATGCCGTCCGCAAGCGGCCGGGCATGTATATCGGCGACACCGACGACGGGTCAGGCCTGCATCACATGGTCTACGAGGTCGTCGACAACGCGATCGACGAAGCGCTCGCGGGCCATGCCACGCGCGTCGAGGTCGTGCTCAACCCCGACAATTCCGTCACCGTGCGC
This genomic interval from Bradyrhizobium sp. CB82 contains the following:
- the dnaA gene encoding chromosomal replication initiator protein DnaA, with the translated sequence MTSEQDRWSRVKGRLRTSVGEDVYTSWFARMDLEGVQDESVRLSVPTRFLKSWIQAHYAERVLSCWQAEMPEVHRIDLTVRTAVRPTIALKETPAPIEAKRMDGRPSAELRATATAPVSASHDALGGSPLDPRLTFASFVVGRANTLAHAAARQVAEGRRGDPVMFNPLYIHAGVGLGKTHLLQAVTWAGNSGSERKVLYLTAEKFMYGFVAALKTQTALAFKEALRGIDVLVIDDLQFLQGKSTQAEFCHTLNALIDAGRQVVIAADRPPSDLESLDDRVRSRLAGGLVVEMGSLGEDLRLGILKSRVAAARAHHASFDVPEEVLNYLARTITHNGRDLEGSINRLLAHSKLNNQPVTLEMAEREVRDLIRPQEPKRIKIEDIQRVVARQYNVSRSDLLSSRRTANVVRPRQVAMYLAKTLTLRSLPEIGRRFGGRDHTTVLHAVRKIEALVSKDAALSEEVESLKRQLQE
- the dnaN gene encoding DNA polymerase III subunit beta; translated protein: MKVTVERAQLLKSLGHVHRVVERRNTIPILGNVLVRAEGAKLSLKATDLDLEVTETLAAETATAGSTTVPAHMFYDIVRKLPDGSQIVLEGDGDRSVLAIRAGRSRFTLQTLPENDFPDLAAGDMSHSFNLAAKDVKRLIDRTQFAISTEETRYYLNGIYLHAAGSAKAATLRGVATDGHRLAQLDLVQPKGAAGMPGVIVPRKTVGEVQRLIEDSEAEVTIELSQAKIRFTIGNVVLTSKLIDGTFPDYGRVIPQNNDKELVVDKKDFEAAVDRVSTISSERGRAVKLSLSAGKLVLSVTNPDSGSATEELEVEYASDALDIGFNSRYLLDIAAQIEGEVATLKLADPGSPTLVQDRDDKSALYVLMPMRV
- the recF gene encoding DNA replication/repair protein RecF — its product is MTPSRIHRLTLTQFRNYRAAGLETAADMVALVGPNGAGKTNCIEAISFLSPGRGLRRATLEDVADNQGDGSWAVSAQVEGALGLATLGTGIDAPRADGAVSRRCRIDREPVNSASAFGDHIRMVWLTPAMDGLFMGAASERRRFFDRLVLAIDSEHSSRISALERSLRSRNRLLEVRNYDDHWCDAIERETAELAVAVAATRGQTAAKLTEMLNARAQSSAFPSARIALDGWMENALLSEPATPVEDRYRQILRDNRPRDAIAGRTTDGPHLTDLQVVYAPKGMPARDASTGEQKALLIGLVLAHATLVAEMTGIVPLLLLDEVVAHLDPNRRTALFDELAKLGAQVWLTGADPAAFAGIGPSGQVFDVENGRVTARR